ATATGGCCGATGgcgttttacatttaattgaaaatcaaaTTACGGCATTATGAAACGAGCAGTTCGCCGTTGTTGCACAAAAAGGGCTCTCTCGCAGTAAAGCGCGTGGAGTTTTAAACGCGATACACAGCAGTCATAACATGAATTATTTAGCGACGTCAAATATAAGCGTACGTAGGCAAGGCAACGATAACACGATATgcgataaatcaatataattgtaaaaataattaatggagGTTAAGGTATCCgctatctttctctttcgtcAGGATTGCTCTCGCTTGAAAATACACAGGACACGCGTATCAATTATTTACGTTGCCGagattgcatttaattaatgattttaactATTTGTTTTGTCCACGATAAATAATCGATGTTGGCGTTTATCCGTGTCTCTAAAAATATAAGCACATTCGATGGCGATAGTGATATCGGCCGGAAATTTATTACGATACAAAACAGATTCATTACGCTCCTTTCTCACGAAATTATCGATTATTCCGTAGTTTGGAGCGAAACTCCGCCTAAAAGCTTACCTTACCGAATCAAAACTTTCTTATTCATATTCatcgtaaaaattatcataaaatagcGTGActcgaaacaattttttttttaatactaataaataatcttgCGGACAGCTTACCTTCAAACTACGAGGTTTTCGCAGGTCGAAAAATCTCGGCACGGATGGTATCTCAAATCTCTGATAACTGGTCAGTCTGGAAAGACGATAATACTTTTTGCTCGcttggaaaaaatatatctttctcgCGCCTAGTTTCGCAATTTGCGAAACTCTCTAAATGATAATCGGGAAAACGGCGAACAAAACTTGGCCGTCTCTCGATCGCGCGCgctttttacgataaaattgtTCGCGGTTTTTAACAGACGCGGGCGATCGCCTGTAACACGGCATAAGTAAAAGTTCCTCGTGAAGCGGACGTGAAACGCAGTGCCAAGGCCGTTGGCTCGGCAGACACAGTGACCTTAACACATTGGCgttatacatagaatgtagATTGCCGACGGAAATAGACGGGCCGCGCTATTTTCCGTCCAACTTCCAGGATTTGCTGACGCGACCGTTTTGCgaaatgacatatttttacacaccTTGTCGGAGAGAGGATGTTTATTTCGTTTAAGCACCAGTGAAACGCGCGCTTACTTACTGAACATCAATCGTGGTGACGAATGCCCGATGGGCCATCATGAGGGGCATGCCGATCAACGAACAGGCTTGAATGAAGACGACCGGTATTATCTGAAACGAAAAGTACGAGCGCGGCCTCTTAATAAAACCGGCTGAATATTTGTGAGATGCTTATCGCCGTCTGCACGCACACTTTTTCTCCCATAGAAATAGCTATGACGTGATAAGTAGAGAGTTGTCGCAGCTGTTACAACACGAGAGTCATTAAAGAACATGCTTGGCTCTCACGTCACAGTTACTAAAAAGCGCTCACTTgtgaacatttataaatattatgaaaataaaagtataaagaatTCTAGATTTATCAAATTAGATTATGTATGTTTACGATAATTGTCTCTGATATAAACAGTGGCGCTTAGCGGCGTTCGATCTACCGTAGAGATCGCGAGCCAAAATGTCACGCAGACCTTCATTTAATTATAGCCCCCTCTAACGATCGATTTATCTTTGATTGTTTGCAGCGCCGGCATGGAGGCGACAAACGGAGCGATCGAGCACGACTTCCACAACACGTTGGTGCCGATAAACGGTAGCCATTCAGGCAGCTCCGGCAGGAGTACGCCGAACGGCGGCGACCCGGCACCCGGCAAGCTCTTTGTGGGCGGCCTTTCCTGGCAGACGAGCAGCGAGAGACTGCGGGAATATTTCGGCGTGTTCGGCACTGTCACCGATGTCCTCATCATGAAGGATCCGGTCACGCAGGTCGGTTCACCAATTTAACTCTCGACTTGCTCGCCCGATTAATTTACGGTTATTCATTGTACGAGGTTGTTCGCACGCAATTTAATTTGCTgccaaattataataataatcgcaaAAATTCTGTCCGTGTCTGGTTAAATATTTTCGTGGATCgaatgtttgtaaaatttccgCATCAATGAAATGCATTGATTGAAAGAATGCGAGCGAAAAATACTTTCCAGAAATTtatgtaaagaattatttaattacttttctcTGCTGATTCGAAGAAATCACATATATATAGTTGTATGATAATCTATGATGGAATTATTTcgttaactatttttttacacaaatttatttgatatttattattataaattttctatgtaGAAATGTCTAAAGAGGTGTTTTATTTGCGAaagttatcgatttttttattatgtttgtaTTCATTGCTTTCgggataattaaatttgcattattaaatttacagtGAGAACAGCCTTGTATACACACGTTGCCCACGCGTTTCCAAATCGCGTTCATGCCGCGTCAGATGATTTGCCGCAACGGCCCACCCCAACTCTCTCGTGCATCTCGCGGGGGTCGGCcgcgaaaagaaataaaataaaaaaaaaagaaaagcaaaaaCATCGCGAGAGAAAAGAAGTTTACCTTACAGGATTCGATGCACCAAGCAATCTCTCCTTCCACTTTTGCACGAAACTATATACGTAGTAGACCGTAGTAGATGAGAAGTTGTACTAATCGGTGTAATTAATTGCTGATAAAGTATCAGAGAGATGTAGATTGTATTAGGTATTATATTAATCGCATTAATCGCATTATTAAAAGAAGATTGGGAGAGGCAGccagtttctttttttgtcgGAGTTGCAGGCGTAAAATGTCGAATGCGGGGGGTGGAATATCggggtattttttttttcttcgcgaaATCAGAACAGGGTGGGACAGATgtaatacgtatatatatatatatacatatcagtAGCTCCTTAACGTTCGTAATGGATTTGAGTCTTTATCGCAGTCTTTGTTTCACGTAACATTAGAATGTTTGTCTTAAACATTGGCTTGGACAGTCTTGCATGCAAATGGTAGTTTGGTAGCACTAGTTAACCGTCCATAACAAGATCTAAGAGATCATCGATAGGATAGGATTGTGAAGAATTTCAAAATGAGCTAGGAGTCTACGTTTAGGAGTTAGTTCTTACATTCCGGATCGAACTCGTTATGTTAGGAGAAGACGAGCGGATCAGTTTTGGTGACCATTCGCGGGGAAAATCAGAAACGCACGACAgaattgtgaaaatataaagtGCGCCGCTTTACTcgcgataataaatataaattaatcgttGAATTGAAATTAAGTTTCATTCTAATCGCGTCAGCATCGCGCGAAAAGTTTTGATGGTCATGAAAACTTGTCCGAAACGAGTCAGTCTTGCGATAACAGAGCGAaggcgaataaaaaaaaaaaaacgtcgcaAAATCAGTCAGTCGAATGCCGGAGCATTTGATCGCGAGAGCGAGAACAAAGTTGGCAACAATGCGGGTCGAGACGCAATAGACGGTCCATGTGCATCGTGCCGGTTTCTCGGCTTGTTCGGTTACAGCGTAGCCGCGGTTTCGGCTTCATCACGTTCGCCGAGCCCGGCAGCGTGGACAAAGTCCTCAAGTGTCCCATCCACACCCTGGATGGCAAGAAGATCGATCCGAAGCACGCGACGCCGAAGAATCGCGCGAAACAGGCCAATCGCACGAAGAAGATCTTCGTGGGCGGTGTCAGTCAGGACACGAGCAGCGACGAGGTCAAGGCCTACTTCAATCAATTCGGCAAGGTGGAGGAGACAGTGATGCTGATGGATCAGCAAACGAAGCGCCACCGCGGCTTCGGCTTCGTCACATTCGAGAATGAAGATGTGGTGGACCGGGTGTGCGAGATACACTTCCACACGATCAAGAACAAGAAGGTCGAGTGCAAGAAAGCTCAGCCGAAGGAGGCGGTGCAGCCGGGCGCGCTCGCCCTCGGCAAGCGGGTAGTGCTCGGGGCGCTGGGCGTGCGGCTGGCGCCGCAACCGCCGTTGCCGGTCGCGGCGGCGGCCTCGCAGCTGGTGGCCGCGCAAGCACAGGCGGCGCAGGTGCAGGCtgccgcggcggcggcggcggcgcagGTGCAAAACGCAGTGGCGGGTTACGGCAAACTCTTCGCAGCGACCGGCGGCTATCCCGCACTCTCGGCGTATCGATACGCGCCCTATCCGATACCGGCGGCGATGGCGGCTGccgcggcggcagcggcgccGACCGGCCCGACGGCACAGGCGCCGGCACCCGGTGCGGCCGCGGCCGCGGCCGCCGCCGCGGCAGCGGCGTCGTCGCCTGCCgcggccgccgccgctgccgcggCGCCTGGCAATCCCTATCAGGGCTACTCGCTCACCAACGTCGACATGTCGAGCTTCCAGGGCGTCGACTGGGGTTCCATGTACGGGATGGGAATGTACGTTTAAGGAGAGGATATCGAGATGCCGCGCGGCGTCCCGCGCTTCTCATCTCTCGGATCCCACGCGGATCCTCTTTGCAGAGGATTCCCGCTTTATGTACGATAACGAGGTTATTCGTTCTCCAAGATCGATCCTGGGCGAGATCACATCCGTTTCCGAAGTTTTGAATCTGGGAAATCCAGTGTCTCTGGAAATGGCCCCATCGCGCTTCTGCAAGCatgaagataataataaaaatagaagtaaACTCTCGGACGAAGGTGACTTCCGTTTGCCGATGCTTCCGAATGCCGTTTCCTCTTATCGCCGGGCACCGACGTCAGCAGGAATAGAGTCGTCGATACGTTTGTCACGGAATGGAACCGCGAAAGGCGGACAAGCGGAACGAACCCGACGAAAGAAGTCTCAAGTTTCAATCGATTGGCACTCGAGCGAAGAGCGCGGTAAAGATGAGGgcaaaaattgtcaaaggGAATGAACGATCACCCGCGGAAGCTCAGCGAATGAGGAAACAGAAGCATACATACTGAGAGAAGCTGGAAGATCAGAGTTATCTGCGTAGTTGTATTCTATTGACTGTGTTAAGTGAAAATCAGTATGAACATATTTTTTGCGTTCAATTCCCATCGTgcgttacattaatttattttccaagtATCGACTGTAATGAAAATCGAGACTGAGAAATCTcgttatgtatattattatttttttttttaattatcattcttcttctttcttttgccCTTCGCTTTCGCGCGATTCATATACCATTTCTCAGAATCACCACAAGTCATTGCGTTCTCAGCACACTTTGGTTCCTATTTAGATTAACGCGTAGAGTCGAAAACACGCGCGTATAGCGTATCGCGCCTCTTTCACGTCGCCGCGCCCGTTACGTTAATCAGCGATTAATTAAGACGATCCATTAGCGGCGCTTGTTTCACAGCATTCGCGGCAATCTCCGGCCTCTCGGTCGTTCCCGCCACGGTCGTTCTCTCGACTCcaaagcaataaaaagaaaaaaaaataaagaaaaaccgAGAGGCCGTGAACAACGCCGCGAACGACTTAGCGCGTCAAGCTCGAGAAAACGCTCGATCGTTTCCCCTCCTTATTTCTGTGCTCCTTGCCTTTCCGTTATATTCACTAATGCCCTAAGAATTTCTCCGTATGCGTATATTCGCCAACATTCGACCGAGTTGTCTCCGCCGACGACCGCAGCGGAAGTGGCACGTTACAAGACGCGCCGAGCAAAGTGCACACACGCTCCTCTCAATTAGACTGCGGAAAGTACAATACAAAACGCGCTGAATTTCTTCAAAACACACGATCGCTCGGACCCCAGCACGACTCGAATCGTAGATTAAAcgcaaagaaaattaagattCGCATCCGCCAAGCGCCAAGTGCCAAACGAAAATCGAAGGGAGGATATCACTTCGGACGGCCGAGCGCGTAATTCGCAGTTTCTGAGCGCGACGGAACTTCCTTTCTCGTGTCTTTCCCGCGGCACGAGCGACAATTCCGGTGTCTCATCGGTCGTGTCGCGCGACGGCGCCTCTTCCGCTCGCGCGTCGGCGAAACCACCCGCGTCTTCTCGCCTTTCCAGAGGCAACAGGTCAATACACACAATCCACTTTGCGCGGCGGCACCCGCGAGCAAGCGAATAGGCTCTCTCGTGACATTACGTATGTACGACACACAGCGACACGGGGGACACGTATATAACTGCGTATAATGCATAagtacatacacacacgtacacacatacgtatatacatacatatatttttcttcaaataatggAAGACAATATTTCTCCGCTCTCTatcgcgttaaaaaaaaaaaaaaaaataaagataagacTTTAGCGACGTAACACGTACGAGTGCGTGAAATGCGAGTGTAATTCGCGTACGTGGAGTTACGCGTGTTTAGTTATTAAGGATTGATTACAGCAGTATCATTACGCAAGCCGCACGCGATCGGCGTGAACGGCGTCACTTAATGAGCTCCTAAGAGAGTAGAGAATGTGAGAGTCGGCGATTCTATTTAAGTTAAGCTTAAGCGAATATAGCATTCTTGATGATAGCGGACGTAGATATTTAAGCGGTTAATAATAAGGAATAAAAAGGGACCCCCTCCGATCCGCGTGGGAGGGGGGGGGATGACCcggcgtgcgcgcgcgagagagaaagagagagacagataCTTAAAAGATACTATTACGcgtctttataaatatactcgAAGATTTTCGCGCCTTCGAGTGTATTTATAAAGGTTTAATTTATACGTAGAATGTTTTGGAGCACGCCCTGAGATCTGCTCGCCACGACGGAGTATTTTCGCGACGATCCCCCGCCTATAACTCGTCTTGCGTGCAAAGCTTTCGTGTAAATAGGCAAAGTTCCTTTCAattgatatcatttttttacatttttccttttttttgttattaaattatttcttaaaatgcTGCATAAAAATCAACAGTTGCAGGAAGCTATCGATTTGTATTTTAGTCTGTAAGTAAAAGTTCGAGTTGTATTTAATGCGATCCGTGCgatattaacttaatttatgttttttcactttcttttaattctcgctttttatttcgtattagTAGCTTTTAAGTGTCGAGAGCGATATATCGCTGATTTGCTGATTATCGCCCGAATGATCTCACGTCGGATCGTgtgagaaatatgaaaatatgtgCGATGAGAAGGAAAAGGACTCGTCGTCGGCGAGACGAGCGCGGGGCGTTTCTGTCGAGGCATCGTGTGAGCGATATATGAAATTTCGAGCAATAAGCGATTGACTCAAACTTTAAACTATACTATTATTACGagtattattaatgataatatacaaAACGTCGCGGCTGCGCCTGTTGCGCGCGTAATCGATATAGAAGGATAATCCTAGATATCTATACAAAACAAATACTCGAAGCGAAAGGATttggataataaaaaaaaaaaaaaaaaaacggcgaAACGAAACGGTAGTGCGTCTTAGGGGGTGCGAGGAAGGATCGAGCGGCGAGAAATTGGGAGGATCCGGGTCCTTCCGAACAAGTAATATTCTCTAGtgatactatacatatatatatactttaatatacatatatatatatgaacaaaaaaaaatataattatatacatacaccgTAAAGCGTTAAGGATAACAAAACTCGCGAGTGATATTTATGACGTATTaaggaaaatattacaaagtaaGAGAGCGAACATAGGAGTGAGAAAACGTGCGAACGAGTGACACGAAATAGACACGTAGGGAGAAACGAACAGAACGAAACGGAACGAACGACGACGAGGTGAGAAGGTAAAAcgcgtgcacgcgcgcgagTGTTGCGAGCGAGGATCGGCTGAGAGGCGTACGTCTGGTTCCAGTTTTCATTCTCAATAACTACTGTATACTCGCATGCCAATAATGTGCGGTATGAGTACTCTTGACGGACCTTTCTTTCGCGGACACCCCTCGTTTAATATCAATACATCCTGGTTCTCGTTTCTCCGCCTTCGATCCATCTACCTCTCACTTCATCTTTCTCCCCCTTccttctctcgctctttctctctctctctctctctcttctctcgctTCTGGAATCGGCCGCGAAAGTGGAAAACGAAGTTTCGAATATCCGAGTACCGTAGTACTTCTTCCATTTCTACGAGCGGGCGAAGGAGAGAGGAGAAAGGAGAGGCGCGTTATTCGAGGGTGTTCCGAAGGAAGTCTCGAACCAAGCTGTTACCGTCGAGCCGTCCCGACGAGCGTTCCCcgatgtatttattttcgaagTTGCCTTCTGGAAACGCAGAAATTCCGCGACGGACGCCTGCGAACGCTCGACGGTACCGTCTTGCGCGTTTCGCGAAACTTTCTCTCGGAGCGCGAGAGTCGGGGATTGGGAGCGACGTGTAGTTTTCGGTGGGCTCGATTTTCGACGAACGTCTTGCGCGTTTTCGCGAGTCAGAGGTCGAAATTATTTCCTCGCGTATGTTCGCAACGTCGGATTTGACATcacgatgtaaaaaaaatcggTGCGAAGCTACAATTGGATTACGGTGGATGATTTTACGACCAATTGTTGCAATAAAGGAGATTGcataagtaaatatatctaagtatatatttatatatatatatatatatatatatatatatatataatgatatatatatatatatatctgtgaaTTGACATACATACGGAAATTTGCTCTTACAAGTTGGTCCTAAAGTTATCCATTACGATTGTAATTtggcattaattttttttgctgcaCCGAAATTTTCGCCTCCACTCCCCGATTGAGGATAGAATATTTCGCCTAGTTTCTGTAACGTTCTATACGGGTCGAAGTTTCAGTCGTCTCGGGGAGACAAATTTACCGGGTCGGACATCGCCGTGACTGCAAATCTTCGCGCGTCCCCGGAAATTTGGCATCTGGCATATCCGGCATCAAGGGCGCGCGGTATTCCTCTCGGctcgagaaagaaaaaaagaacgaaaaaaTATCTCATGAAATTTCAGCAATAAATTTTAGCCGTACGGACTTTAGGGTCGTTTATCCGCGTCGTGACGCGTCGCTCGGCGTTTCTCCGAGCTATCATTTTGGAATTGTCTTATCGCGATGTCGTGTATCGCCCCGAAGAGAGATGTGACGATTTTACCGAGCGTTCTCCGTAACGGTTTTGCAATCTTCAGCGGAACGTTATGAGCTATAATACGGAACTCTTGATCTCACTCGATATTGCCTTCGATAAACTCGGTTACAATCGAGAGTTGTATCGCCCAATATACAATGTCAATTCGTTATgcgatatatgaaatatttgttgcaTCTTGAACATGCAATctgcatattaaattataattgcacaATCGATATATGATTGAGGTATAGTCTGATCCATTATAGCCCATAACGTGTAATTATGTATGTTATCGGACGCGTTGCAACGACGAAGAAGCCAAGGGCGTCAAGTTTTAGAGGCGAGATCGATAGTAGCTCGAGTGGTATTAACCCTTTACAGGGCAGTCGAAGATAAATTTCCAAGAACCAACAAATTCTAccagtaaaatataaaatgcaatttttttttttggtacgAAACTCTCGTTTTTTACAGTGTTTTTGTGACTTGTTTTTCGTTatcaaattattgattattaaatacaacaGTGTGAATTATAAGCCATGCAGCTAAATCGGTGCCCTGTAAAGAGTTAAGCGATTATGCCCGCTGACAATCGTCTCGTAAGGTGGAATCATCATACCGCCATGTAATTATTACCGTGAAATCGTCACCGTCGACGACGAAAAAGCTTCCACGATTTTCGCACGACGAGATCGACATCGGTATCGGATGATCGAGCCTCGCCCTGCCTGATATTTACCTCCGATCTAATATCTGCTCTGTGGCAAAGATAACATCGTCATCATACGAGAAATGTGTCACCACGGCGAAAACCACCTCTCTCTTCCGATCAGCAGGTCCCCCCCACCCCTCCCCACTCCTCTCGATCTCTCCCGGTTTTCGTCCCAGTTCCGCAAACCCTTTagtatgtattacatatttatatatatatatttgtatctcATTCTCTGATAATCATGTATTTCATATTGCGAATGGTTGACAGTAATTATTAGCGTAGCTGGTATTTTTTGATGAGCGCTAACCACCACTAGTTGTGTATGAAACGTAGGTGAAGCATGCTGGTTGAAATATCTTTCCACTTAATCGTCATCCGCCTCTCTCTTTAGTCCTCCGAGCCTCTTCCTTCCCGTCTTccgctttcttttttattacgacTCGCTTGCAGTTCTGCTTACCCATCGATACAAATGTCGCTGCTTGAACATCTCAGTaggaatacatacataaaagaaggaaataactaaaaaaaaaaaaagataataaaaaaactgactGCCAGTGCGCTGACAAGGGCACTTTCGGTATTGAAGCTTCGTAATTCAGATGCGTTCGTCACCGCTTCGCCATCGCGTTCTTCCTGTTCGATTCGATTTTCTCGCGGTCGCGATTATGCCGGTTTCGGTACAATTAATCGTTACGCGCATCTTAATCCCATCCTTCTCGCTCGAGATTTAATCGATCCACTTTGCTCAAAAGAGAGATTTCTGACGAACGCGCGACACGATCGATCGTCGACGAGATCCGAGACGCTTCCGCGTGAATAAATATCCGCGAACTTTTTATTTCCGCTCCCCTATACCTATATTCTTCCCCTTCACCGTCCGATCACCTAATTTCTCTCCTCCATTCATGCGATTTCTCCAACCATCCACTCGACTCTGGAACATCCAGACGGAAATACTCGCGGACGAACGTATGGCGAAAACTGCTGTTTTCTTACGAAAAATCGATACATACGGAAAGGGTGGTAAAAATCCTAAGGGAGtagcgaaaaagagagagagagagaaagagtgagtgagcgagagggagagagagagaaagatcgAGAATGTGAAATCGAACTGTGTAACTGTATATATTACGCACTCCAGAATTCTCCCCATGTCTAATTGCGTAAGCGCTGATACTcgtactactactactactactattactaCTACTCATTATCACTATTATCgccattattataattattattattaccattactattaattaccatcattgattattattattacgcatCAACATCATTATTATGCTTATCATTATGATTAcgattatgattattattcttaGCGATCTACATGATTCACATTCGTACTCGGACACACTCGACAAACACCGGCGCATCGCGTGCGTGCTTCGCGGATCACGCAGCTTCTGTCTGTTTTAACGCCTCTCCTTTCCAATCGCCGTCCGCGGAGCTCCCCTGCGTCAATTCACTTCACACCGTTGttgttatcattatttttctagtGCCAGCCACGTATGTGCCATAAAAGGGGATAATTGTCAGGCTGAAGCTATTAATGCACGCGCCCGCGACGCGCGTAAACGATTTGGCCGCTGATTGCTtcccgaggagagagagagaaaaaaaaaaaagtatcgcGGGAAGACCGAAGGGTGCGAGAGGGCGACTCGCCATGTAAAGTCATCCCCGGAGTGGGGAACGATCGATGACGGGAGTTCGCGGTCCCCGTTTATCTAACCGTCGCCAGCGTCGTGTGTAGCGCGGCTCGAAATTCGAGGAAACGTTTGCTTTCTCGATTGCTTCGGTTTCCCCCTCCCTTTTTTTTCAGATCAATTTTAGTTACGAACGATGCACGAGGGCCAAAATAAACGA
The nucleotide sequence above comes from Linepithema humile isolate Giens D197 chromosome 4, Lhum_UNIL_v1.0, whole genome shotgun sequence. Encoded proteins:
- the LOC105672534 gene encoding uncharacterized protein isoform X3, encoding MKIIPVVFIQACSLIGMPLMMAHRAFVTTIDVQLTSYQRFEIPSVPRFFDLRKPRSLKPPVAALRAQCPASPASCTSLAGTPTCRPPTKPAAAACKLRSPLRETTTTTRARLACE
- the msi gene encoding RNA-binding protein Musashi homolog 2 isoform X1, whose amino-acid sequence is MAAASFPPNFSNVGVLENCAGMEATNGAIEHDFHNTLVPINGSHSGSSGRSTPNGGDPAPGKLFVGGLSWQTSSERLREYFGVFGTVTDVLIMKDPVTQRSRGFGFITFAEPGSVDKVLKCPIHTLDGKKIDPKHATPKNRAKQANRTKKIFVGGVSQDTSSDEVKAYFNQFGKVEETVMLMDQQTKRHRGFGFVTFENEDVVDRVCEIHFHTIKNKKVECKKAQPKEAVQPGALALGKRVVLGALGVRLAPQPPLPVAAAASQLVAAQAQAAQVQAAAAAAAAQVQNAVAGYGKLFAATGGYPALSAYRYAPYPIPAAMAAAAAAAAPTGPTAQAPAPGAAAAAAAAAAAASSPAAAAAAAAAPGNPYQGYSLTNVDMSSFQGVDWGSMYGMGMYV
- the msi gene encoding RNA-binding protein Musashi homolog 2 isoform X2; translated protein: MFPYATFPAVGAGMEATNGAIEHDFHNTLVPINGSHSGSSGRSTPNGGDPAPGKLFVGGLSWQTSSERLREYFGVFGTVTDVLIMKDPVTQRSRGFGFITFAEPGSVDKVLKCPIHTLDGKKIDPKHATPKNRAKQANRTKKIFVGGVSQDTSSDEVKAYFNQFGKVEETVMLMDQQTKRHRGFGFVTFENEDVVDRVCEIHFHTIKNKKVECKKAQPKEAVQPGALALGKRVVLGALGVRLAPQPPLPVAAAASQLVAAQAQAAQVQAAAAAAAAQVQNAVAGYGKLFAATGGYPALSAYRYAPYPIPAAMAAAAAAAAPTGPTAQAPAPGAAAAAAAAAAAASSPAAAAAAAAAPGNPYQGYSLTNVDMSSFQGVDWGSMYGMGMYV